The DNA sequence tgacaaaatatattttactctttaCCTAAAGCTAATTAAGTAATAAGATTGTACTACATAATATTGTCTTCAGTCATGGCATTTAAAGGAAAACTACTTTTTAAGACCTACTACACCATGATTTAACCTTCATCCCAAAAACGTACTTTGGATTTTCTGCAGCTCAGCCAGAGCTTGTTTCATATTGATCCTTTGATTAGGGGAAACTGCACAACACTTTAAGGCAAACCCCAAAATGAATGATGTGAATTCCACAATTTTGTCGCCATGTTGTTCATCAACATTCATAAGCAAGTTGGCATCAATTACTGTAACAGCCcggatttctagggtataatatatacggcgactgctaccaaatcggacttaaaagcaataaaaaacataggctagggtttcatttaaagagatttgactaAGGTATTAAACGAACTATCAAAGCAAGACATATCCATCATATATGTTTACTCACTCATCAATCTTTGATCTATCATCAACTTATGTCATACATGAGGGTCGTTCACGCGTCACGcccacacacacgcacacacacacacacgcacgcacacacatacatacgCGCACACATATTTTCCTTATACCGTTTaacccactttcactcaatctaGATGCATGGGGGAGGggggttcaagaataccgattaatcggttagaaagaagaagattcaTATGTAGGTACCTTTTCTTGtcaaaacgaacggtagaaacgaaGTAACGagacttgattcttcaaaaaGCTTGAGACTCAAACTCTAACTCTTCTcacaagatgaagaattattggagaaaagtaggagaaaattgagagagagggaaaaaggaGGGAGGCGTGTAGTTTAGGGTGGGGGGCGATTTTTTTGATGGCTAGTagagtagggaagaagaaataaaaaaatgaactagGGTTTCAAGGCATgaagttttcaaaaattgtgGCTTTTTATTTAGctaagattttgttttgtatattttacggagtagaataaaatatcacggagcaaaataaaataataaatctcccACCTAGAGATTGGAAATAGGCGTGTAGTATGGCTCTTATATAAGGAatagattttaaatattaactaaaataagatatggcaagatctcttgaggtatggtaAATTTGGTagatttaaattctaggtatggaaggaaatcaaataagggatcaattaaacaaataaaataattacttctTCCCAAcctaggtgattttcgaaaatcacctagaaCAAATATAGGTGTTGATTTCTTCCATagagaaatagagaataattaggctttggatttaatttggataaatatcccaagaattaaattaaatccggaaaaataggatttttCTCCAATAAGGCTAAGGGTTtcgaaaattctaaaaaaaatgcttatggaaaatatcctaataatctcactcacccttaaacaaataattcctttaattcaaatattcatatgccacgtcatatattcaacaagtttgacttttcaaactccAACGCAACCCTAGACACAACTTGGTCATAagaactcatgcaataaattgattcatcatttaattcacgtctcccacgttatcaataaaattttacggctttaaaattagggttcgaattTTCGGGGTGTTACAATTACTCTATATGTGAACTGTGAAACTGACTTTCAATCCAACTCTTCAAGCTTAGATCTCCAACAAGCATGTCGTCACTTGGCTTTTTCCTCGTAAAGACTTCCATCAACATCACACCGTAGCTATAAACGTCACAACTTGTGGAAACTAGTCCTTCTGAACCATACTCtacaatcacaaaaaaaaaaaagtatggTTAACACCAATGCAATTAAAAAACTTCTCTTATTAAAAAGTACATTCATAAATGTAGGATAACAATTAACCTGTAACAATGTAACCCAATGTTCCCAAGGTGTTTGTTAACACCACGCTATCTCCACCGCATAGCAACTTTGCTATCCCAAAATCGCTTACATGGACAACCATATCTTCATCTAACAAGACATTACTTGGCTTCAAGTCACTATGGACAATAGGGGTCGAATATCCACCATGAAGATAATCCAAAGCCGATGCTACATCTATCATTATGTTCAATCTTTcaatgaaattcaaaaaatggTTGTGAGAATATAACCATTTCTCAAGATTTCCATTGGGCATATACTCAAGTACTAAGGCCTTGAAGTCTTCAATGGAACAACAACTTATAACACTATTCAGACACCTGTGCCGAATGCTACGAAGAATCTCACATTCGATATCAAATATCTTTGAAATACCTTCCAAATGAAGATTAAACACCTTGACAGCGACAACCTTCCCATTGTTAAGAATTCCTTTGTAGACATTGCAAGAACTCCCAGCACCAAGCAGATTGCTCTCATTGAATTGTTCAGTTGCTTGCACAAGTTCATAATAAGAGATTCTTACTAGCACAATGGATGCCAATTCATAAACTTCTCTAACCGTCTTATCCTTCCTTTTGTATCTAACAAAGATAGAAGCTAGAGAAACAATTGAAATGAAAGCCACAACCCCAAAAGCAATAAATAAAGCTTGTcccttcttttttctctttgataTGTGATTTGAAACTGTAGAGCAAATCAGGACATGGAACCTCGGAATTCCACACAAGGCTTGATTGTCCTTAAAAGAATCCATAGTGAAGTTTATGAAAGAACCACCACTTGGAATTTCTCCACTCAAAGTATTGAAAGAAACATTAAAGTAGTTTAGGTGTTGAAGTGCTTCCAAAGATTTTGGAATTGAGCCAGAGAGGTTGTTGTGGGACAAGTCAAGACTGACTAGACTTATCATGCTTCCCATGGAAACTGGAATAGAACCTTCGAGTCTGTTGTTTGCCAATGACAGATTAGCCAAACTCTGCAGCTTTCCAATAGTGCTGGGAATAGACCCGGACAACTGATTCATAGATAGATCAATAGAGATTGCTGCTCCTAAGTTACCTATCTTCTTATGTAAAAACCCACTCAATGAATTTGAGAATAAGTCAAGAATCAGCAAATCTTCTAGGTCCCATAAGCTTGATGGTATGCTTGAATTGAACATGTTGGagtacatataaatatatcttAGAGAAGAAATGTTTCCCAAGCATTTAGGAATTGAACCTGAAAACAGATTTTGGCcaatacttataaaattgaGGTCGTACAAATCACATACAACCTTTAGAATGGGGCCTTGCAACATGTTCTCACCAACATATAACCTTTCAAGCTTATGCAGATGTTTGATGGAAAGAGGAATATTACCAGATAACTCATTCTCATCTAATGCCAAAACTGTCAAGCCTCTTAAATCACCTATTTCAAGAGGAATGGTGCCATTTAATTTCCAACGGCCGGCAGAGAATCGTCTGAGTGAGGAAGATAAATTCCCGACCGAAGCTGGAATGACGTCGTATAAGGGATTATCAGAAATAGACAAATGAGTTAAAGACCTGCAATTTGACAAGGATGTGAGGAAGCTCATGTTTGAAGAAGAGGGTGCATTTGTAAGATTGTTGCGGAACAATCTAATGCTTTCGAGAAGTCTTAGGTTGCCTAGATCCGTAGGTATATAACCACTGAATTTGTTATCACCAAGTGAGAGTATTGTGAGTTGAGAGCAATTAGATATAGAGTTTGGTATTGGTCCAGAGATTGAATTCATGCCAAGGTAAAGCTCTTTGAGAGAGGGAGATGTATTGCATAAATTGGTTGGAAGAACTCCAAACATAGTATTCTGAACTAGTGAAATAATTTGAAGAGTTGAAATGTTAAAGAGCTCATGTGGAATAGTACCACTGAAGAGGTTCAGCCCTAACCCTAATGTCTTTAGTTGGTAAAGTTGGCCAAATTCAGTTGGAATAAGCCCTGCCAAAGAATACATAAATTGCTAGtgaatgagagagaaaaatgtagGAGACAGACAGATAAAGTGTGGTGGGCTCTATTACAAAAAAACTCAAGATGACTTATTTCTGtaaacttataaaaaaatatataataagaACTATTGATAgtagacgaagggagtatcgCAAGGACTTCTTACCTGTCATGTAGTTTTCGGAGAGGTCAAAGTAGGTTAGCTTAGTAAGATTCCCAAGATTCCTTGAAAGATTCCTTGTGAAATTGTTGCGCCATAGTGATAATTCTTCCAAATATGACATATTCACAAACATATGCAAGGAAAAAAAGCCCCCAGTCTGATTAATTTCAACACCGAAGCCAACCAGGTTGTGAAGATTGCCGATCTCAGGTGGTAGAGTACCTGTCAAATAATAATGACTTTACACACACaaatttaaatcacaaaaattagttaaataatggtcatatagtaaaatatgaaaaagactactccctccgtcccctattaggagtcactctttgaccgggcacgggttttaagaaatgtaaagaaaaattggttgaaaaagttagtggaatgtgtggcccatttttttatattggttttataataaaatgtgagtgaattgagttagtggaatgtgtgacccatttttttatattggttttataataaaatgtgagtgaattgagttagtggaatgtgtgacctacttactatttatggtaaaaatgaagtatgactcttaataggggacggaccgaaatggaaaagtgtgactcttaatgggggacggagggagtattaaattataaggttttaattatttttcaattatttaatccgTGTACAAACCTTCtcattttatagtactcaCTGTCTCCCATTACGTGTCTCTATTTATCACTTTGatcatttcatattaattgtctcacttttttttatcactctTGGTCGTAGATCCCACATTCTATTAACTAATTATCACTCAcatttactataaaactaatatatataataatatgattcATGGGGTGTGATCCGTCGCTAACTTTTTTAAGTTGGTAACTCTAATAACTCATCAacgcaatgtattaaaaatgttaacatGATCACatttaaatgtcaacataaacttagttaatattttaatacattgtgttgacattgatatttaaaatgtcgacacactaattttcatattccactaattttttaaattcactttttgttgtttcctaaaactcgtgccgaatcAAAGTGAGACTAAGTTAGGACGGAGTATAATATAAACCAAAGTTAGGGcattaaataactattttcCATGTCAAATGATTGTGACTATTCaaacatatatacataaagGACAAGAAGTGAAGAACAATACCTTTCAAATTGTTAGAACCAAGGTATAAAATACGAAGTGAAGTTAAGTAGCCGATTTCCGCAGGTATCTGCCCATTAAAAGAGTTTTCAGATAGGGACAGCACCTGAAGCTGTGAACACAGTGATAGATTTGTCGGAATTCCGCCATTCATCTTATTTCCAGATAGATAAATCCGAGCAAGAAATGGAAGATTACTACAAATGTTTGTTGGAAGACTTCCACTCAATTAATTCTCCCAACGCTAGAGACTCCATCTTCGACAAGTTGAAAATTGCTGATGGTATACCACCGGAGAGTTGATTCAGTCCGATCCTCAGCGTTTGCAAATTACGAAGTTTCCCCAACTCTTTGGGGATTTCTCCACTCAAAGAATTGGAAGTTAAGTCAAGAAATTGTAGGTTTGTTAGGTTTGAAAGAGATTTTGGGATGGAACCTGTGAAGCTGTTGTTGCGTAAGCTCAAGCTCTCTAACTTTGGTAAATGATCAAAGAGAGGGGGAATGGCTCCGGTGAAGTTGTTAAGCCGGAGGGATATGAACTTTAACCGGTGAAGGAAAGACAGCTCGTGAGGCAAAGCTCCGCTGAAGAGGTTGCTGGTGTGGTGGAATGGTGCCGGAGAGACTCATGTAAGAGAGATTCAACGCGGATACTCTATGGTGGCGCGAGCTGCAAGAGACGCCGATCCAGCTGCAGACGGAGCTCGAATTAGTCCAATTTTTTGCAAGTAGACCAGAAGGATCAGATATAATGTGTTGTTTTAGTTAAAGAAGTGCAGTTTGATCAGTGGCAAGACTCATGGACATTTTGGTTAAACAAGGTTTTTCAAAGGTTATGGTGAGGAATGTAAATGCAAGAATGTGATACAGCATTTTCTCCATGGCTACAAATTGGACCATATTACATGCACACCTATATATGTAAATGCAACAGAGCTTATAAAGTTGACTTTTGAAACTCATTGTTAGAAGTAATTAATGAATGAGCTGTTAGATCTGTTTACATGTGGGAGCTGTGATAAATTTAATCCTTTTATCTTAACTTGATTAGCTGTAGTGTTGTAGCTGAGAGGGACACTAAACAGATCTAATTGCTGATTAATTAGTTAGATTCTCTAAAGTCAACTTATTAGCTATATTGCATTTGTATAATGGTGCATGGAGAATGGTAGAAGAATCTCTCTGTCTAATTATAATCACTCACCACACTTTCAAATTTGTAGCAACGAAGAATATGTTGTATTGTATTCTTGCGTATGCATAGATAGAAATCCATGAGTTtaatcctaaaaccaattggtaCTAGGAGGAGGGGCCcatgaaatttatatactagttgCAGTTTTCTCTTGACACCGATGTGAGACAGttataaattactttttttagtttcaattgccaacacccTCACTCAAACCCTTCAAGATGAACCTTGATCGATTGGACCACTtggcccaattttttttttcagtcgATTGGACCACTTGGCCCAAATTTTAAGTTCAGATATACTGCTGGGTCAGTCATTTTTTCGGTTTCCGCCCAGATATATTGTTGGGTCAGTTAAATTAACCCACAATCGGTGACCCGCTCTGATACTATGATAAAAGGAGGagatttctattaattttcttgTATATTTTACACACTGATTTACATGTCCTTTAATAGGTAAAACTATAGCTAAACATGGTACGGATTCTCCTccaattattttccaaatcACACGGTAATACCATAATCACATGATTCTTTTCTTGATTGCTACTTCACtaattgatttctttccaacactccccctcaagttaagtaatGGGGTCACCCATTCTTAACTTGCTCAGTACTTCGCGGAAGCTTCTTGAATCCACAGCCTTAGTCAGAATATCGGTCAGCTGGTCTTCGGACCTCACAAACGGGAGCTCTACTATTTTAGCTTCTATGTTGTCTTTGATGAAGTGTCTATCCACCTCGACGTATTTTGTCCTATCGTGCTGAACAGGGTTTTCAGATATGCTAATCGCCGCTTTGTTATCACAGAACAACTTGCAcgatttttgtgattttaggcTTATCTCTGTCATTAGCTTCTTCAGCCATAAAATCTCAGTCAAACCACTCTTGATTCCTCGAAGCTCAGCTTTTGCACTAGATAAGGCAACAACCTTTTGCTTCTTGCTTCGCCACGTAACAAGCTTACCTCCAACAAAGGTGAAGTACCCTGCAATTGATTTTCTGTCATTTGGATTTCCTGCCCAGTCAGCGTCAGTGAACCGTGGATATCCAAATGTCCATGATTCTCGAACATCACTCCATGTCCTGGTGTCCCCTTTAAGTACCTTACAATCCTAAGAGTTGGCTCCTAGTGAGCTGCTTGAGGTGCGTGCATGAACTGGCTGACCACTCGTACAGCATATGCAACATCAGGTCTGGTATAAGACAAGTAGATTAATTTCCCAACCAGACGCTGGTATCTCGTGCGATGAGTAGACTCAGCTCCTTCGACTATTTTCAAACCGTGATTCTGTGAGTATCAGCTGGTTTGCAGTCTAGCATTCCAGTTTCTTCCAATagatcaagtacatatttcctTTGGCTGATAAAGATTCCCTTCTTCGACCTTAGTACTTCAATTTCCAGAAAGTATTTGAGTAGGCCAAGGTCCTTCATTTGGAATTCTACAAAGAGATTCTTCTTCAACTGTTTgatctcatcatcatcatccccTGTGAGAatcatatcatctacataGATGATCAAGCATGTAATTTTCCCTTCTCTCCTTTTTAGGAACAATGTGTGATCGGAGTTGCTTTGCTTGTACCCATACTTCTTCATTACCTCAGTGAACCTCCCAAACCATGCCCTAGGAGATTGCTTTAGCCCATACAATGTCTTCTTGAGTTTGCACACCTTCCCTCCTTTAAATTCGCCCGAGAAGCCAGGCGGTGGCTCCATGCAGATTGGTTTGGATAGCTCCCCATGTAAAAAAGCATTTGTCACATAAAATTGGTGTAGTAGCCACTCCCTGTTTGCTGCTATGGAAAATAGTACTCGAATAGTACTCATTCTTGCCACTGGGGAGAAAGTCTCAGCATAGTCGACTCCATATGTTTGAGTGTATCCCTTGGCTACCAATCTCGCCTTATACCGTTCAATTGATCCATCTGGCCTCCTTTTGATAGTAAAGACCCATCTACAACCTACAGTCTTGGCTCTATCTGGTTATAAGCACACTTCCCATGTCTTGTTTTTTATCAGGGCCCGCATCTCTACTAACATTGCCTCCCTTCAGTGGGAAATTTTCATAGCTTCTTATGTCGTTCGAGGcagctcttcttcttcataaaGAGCAGCTTCAAATGCCCTGGCCATTTCAGTCAAGTTTGCTTTCGCCAGATTTGCCATAAGGTACCGACTCCTTGAACCGATTCTTTCTGGACTGTATCTTTTAGGAGGCACCCCGCGGGTGCTTCTATTTGGCATGATATACCGCCCAGTATCACCATCAGTTGCTGcattttcctcttcttctgcACCAGGTTGGTTAGAGTTAATAACTGTATCATGTGAGCTAGATTGGGAATTGCCTCAGATATCACTGAAGGAGGATGTTCAGGCAATGGTGACCGACGAGGCTCCACAACGGACGTGATCTGCTCGGTGATGACACTAGCTTGCTCTGTTGGCTCCACTTCAGAGTTACCTAATTGTGGCGCAACCCAATGGAGGGGTCGAACACTCTCCCCTGACTTGGAACACTCTCCCCCTGACCCCGAATGTGGGTGTGATAGAAATACTCACTTTCTAAGAAGTTACAGTTCATGGTTGTAATAATCTTCCTAGAAGACGGATGGTAACACCTATCCCCTTTCTGATTTAACCCATATCCCATAAAGACGCATTTAATAGCACATGCCGagaattttcttctttcatgCTTGGGAACATGGACGTAAACAGAGCAGCCAAAGATTTTCAGAGGAATAGTCAGGGGTTCGGGAATATTTATTGAGTTTGAAAGGATTTGCAAAGGAGTTTTCATACCTAAGATTTTTGTAGGTAGAcgatttattaaataaactgCAGTGGCTACAGCTTCTGGCCAAAGAAATTTTGGAACATTTGAGTCAAAAAACAAAGCCCGAGTCATTTCCAAAATCAGTCAATTTTTTCGTTCTGCTACTCCATTTTGTTCGGGAGTATAGGGGCAAGTCGTTTGATGAACCAATCCTTTACTCCGGAAAAAATTTGTCATCTCCTTTTTAACAAATTCTCTACCATTATCAGACCTAAGAATTTGATAGAACTGGGTCTGaattatagtaaaaaagacggtaaatttttcaaaaaccttagatttatttttcaaaaaatatacccATGTTAATCTAGtgcaatcatcaacaaaaatcaaaaaatactttaaacCATGATCACCAGAAATGGGCGTTGGGCCCCACACATCAGCATGTAACTAAGGAAAAAATATCCTTAACTCGAGTATCACTTGATTTAAAGGATTGTCTATGGTTTTCGCTAAAACACATGACTCACAAGTAATATTCTCAAACTTAGAAAACTtaggaaacaaaatttttaaataaccCGATGATGGATGCCCCATTCGACGGTGCCACAACCAAGCTTATCTATCAGCAGATCCGTGAGCAAGCATCGCGGTGCCACCTTGTTGAGTAATCTCATCCACATAGTAAAGGCCTTGAcgctcagtgccacgcccaattATCCTATTCGTCCTGGTATCCTGTAATACACAAAAATTTGGGTGCATCAATAGAGTACAATTTCTCTCTTTAATAACATGGCTAATGGACATGAGTTTATGAGACAATTTTGGCACATAAAGGCAATTGGAGAGTTTTAAAGTGGGAGAAATCTCAATGGTCCCACTTCCACTACCAACAGTCAATTCCACATCTGCAGTCTATATCGAACTCTTTGTAGCCTCAGTAAATGcagaaaaatcatttttatcatacgACATTGTATCTGTGGCTCCACAATCAAATATCCATCCATTTTCCTTTGTGTCAGTTTTACTCTGGGCCATACATGCTATAGAGATTTTTTCCAAGAGTGCAAAACGGTTTGGGCTTAAAAAAGATTTTGTAGGCAATATAGGGGTAGTTATTCGGATTTTATGAGGCTGGGGACCTATTTGCAAAATTGTAGGACTATTATGCATAGAATTAATAATGCAGGGACTAGCCTCATAATTCTTCACATAATGGGGTCTTTTTTCTAACACTTGCAAATTTGAAGGATCATGCAGCAACttcacattattaaattggggATTAGGGGAGCCAATCCCTAATCCACCGTTACCTCCGATCCCCCTCCGTTCGGCAAATGCAGCTTCTCCAATCCGCTGGTCCGACTCGCTGCCTCgcctgccgccgccgccgccctgCTGTTGAGTGGCATCGCCCGATCTCCCTCGTGTATTGGCAGCCTCTCGGTTGCCGGCCGTGTCATGGAATAAGCCACCTCCTTCTCCGATTCCAATGGCGAGTCGTGCTTTCGCCTTTTGCCCTTCATCCCACCATTCTGGGAACTGACTATAAGGAAGCAATTTTCCTTGGTGTGTCTCGTTCGTTGACAGTTGGTACACCACAATTTGGATTTGTCAGGTTTGAGCCGTCTGCCGACAATCGCGATCTTCATTTGTTTCTTCCAAAGTGGTAATTTTTCCTGTTGAGTCTAACTGCTAAAGTAACAATTTTACTCATCTTTAACCTCGAATCGTGGAGGTTTGGTTTCTCTTCGTCGTCTTTGGTATTTTCAGGCTAGGATGAATTCTTTTCTGAGCCGATACCATAATAGAAATCAATGGGTCCATTCTAAAACCACTTGGTGATAGAAGGAGGGgcccatgagacttatatactagtttcagttttaTCTTGACACGTGGGATAGTTATAtgttacttttttttgtttcaattgccaacacccTCCCTCAAACCCTTCAAGGTAAACCTTGGAAGGGTTGGACTCGTTTTTATAATCGGTTGGACAACTGGCCCAGTTTTTTTTCGATCGGTTGGACCACCTGCCCATATATTAAACTCAGATATACTGTTGGGTCAGTCATTATTTCGGTTTCAGCCCAGATATACTGCTGGGTCAGTTAAATTTGACCCACAATCGGCGTctcgctctgataccatgatagaaattcatgggttccatcctaaaaccaattggtaCTAGGAGGAGGGGCCCATGAAActtatatattagtttcagttttctaGAAAAACGTTTTCTCTTGACACTGATGTAgaacaattattaattacttttttttagtttcaattgccaacatgCATTGCCATAACCTTTGAAACCCCTCTCTTACCAAAAATTCTTATGAGCATTGCCACTAATAATACTGCACTTCTTTCACTAAAACATCACATCATCTCCGACCCTTATCGTATACTCGCAACTAACTGGACTAAATCCAGATCCGTCTGGAGTAAATGAATTCGATAGCTATGGGGTGATGTTGATGGAAGTCTTTACGAGAAAAAAGCCAGTGACGACATGTTTGATGGAGATCTAAGCTTGAAGAGTTCACATCATCCATACTCCACAATTTTAACTTGCTTATGAAAGTTGAAGAACAAGGTGACAAAATTGTGGAATTAACACCATTCATATTCCATATTGGAGTTGGCTTGTAAGTGATCAGCTGTTGATTCCCCTAATGAAAggattaatattaaaattgctCTAGCTCAGCTGCAGAAAATCCAACATGTTACAAAGTTGTTTTCCTAATGCCAAGGGCCCAAGACTAagaataatattcatattacCTAATTAGCTTAAGCTGAAGAAAGGCAAATTATAGTCCAATGCCATGACtgagtataatattatctacacacaataaaacacaaaaaaacataaaaaaacatctCTTGTTGAAATtgagtataatattatctacacacaataaaacacaaaaaaacatctcttgttgaaattttcaaaacagGTCATCCTCTGTTCTGTCTCTAGGATTTTATTCACTGCGTTAgaacattaaatataaaatacaatagAGATTACCATTGGTATAATATTGATCAACTTATGATCAATGACTTAATATACTCAATTAAAGCATCCAAACTGCTATAAGAGGAACCTCCTCTTTCAACAGCCTTCTTAGCCATTTTGGACATACCATTTGCCCTTTCCAGAAACTCATCCTTCCTCACTTCCATAACCTCCCTAATAGCCTTCTCAACAATCAATCTATCACAAGTATCTTTAATGTCAAGACCTATCTTCCATATCTCACTCACAAACCTACTATTAATAGTTTGATCACCAAAATAAGGCCAGCATATCATCGGCACACCAGCAACAACACTCTCCAGAGTTGAGTTCCATCCACTGTGTGTCAAAAATGCACCTATCGAAGGGTGGTTGAGAACCTCCTCCTGCGGCGCCC is a window from the Salvia hispanica cultivar TCC Black 2014 chromosome 1, UniMelb_Shisp_WGS_1.0, whole genome shotgun sequence genome containing:
- the LOC125202224 gene encoding LRR receptor-like serine/threonine-protein kinase EFR; the protein is MNGGIPTNLSLCSQLQVLSLSENSFNGQIPAEIGYLTSLRILYLGSNNLKGTLPPEIGNLHNLVGFGVEINQTGGFFSLHMFVNMSYLEELSLWRNNFTRNLSRNLGNLTKLTYFDLSENYMTGLIPTEFGQLYQLKTLGLGLNLFSGTIPHELFNISTLQIISLVQNTMFGVLPTNLCNTSPSLKELYLGMNSISGPIPNSISNCSQLTILSLGDNKFSGYIPTDLGNLRLLESIRLFRNNLTNAPSSSNMSFLTSLSNCRSLTHLSISDNPLYDVIPASVGNLSSSLRRFSAGRWKLNGTIPLEIGDLRGLTVLALDENELSGNIPLSIKHLHKLERLYVGENMLQGPILKVVCDLYDLNFISIGQNLFSGSIPKCLGNISSLRYIYMYSNMFNSSIPSSLWDLEDLLILDLFSNSLSGFLHKKIGNLGAAISIDLSMNQLSGSIPSTIGKLQSLANLSLANNRLEGSIPVSMGSMISLVSLDLSHNNLSGSIPKSLEALQHLNYFNVSFNTLSGEIPSGGSFINFTMDSFKDNQALCGIPRFHVLICSTVSNHISKRKKKGQALFIAFGVVAFISIVSLASIFVRYKRKDKTVREVYELASIVLVRISYYELVQATEQFNESNLLGAGSSCNVYKGILNNGKVVAVKVFNLHLEGISKIFDIECEILRSIRHRCLNSVISCCSIEDFKALVLEYMPNGNLEKWLYSHNHFLNFIERLNIMIDVASALDYLHGGYSTPIVHSDLKPSNVLLDEDMVVHVSDFGIAKLLCGGDSVVLTNTLGTLGYIVTEYGSEGLVSTSCDVYSYGVMLMEVFTRKKPSDDMLVGDLSLKSWIESQFHSSHIE